One Salminus brasiliensis chromosome 5, fSalBra1.hap2, whole genome shotgun sequence DNA segment encodes these proteins:
- the tnfaip8l2b gene encoding tumor necrosis factor, alpha-induced protein 8-like protein 2 B encodes MENFSSKDLALKAQKKILSNMASKSVVQMFIDDTSSEILDELYRVSKEYTGNRTEAQKVIKDLIKVVVKIAVLFRHNRFSEEELSLAQTFKKKLHQGAMTAISFHEVEFTFDKAVMSEILTACRDMMLKLVATHLTPKSHGRINHVFNHYSDPELLTQLYNPDGPFKSNLTKICNGLNKLLEEGKL; translated from the exons ATGGAGAACTTTAGCTCCAAGGACTTGGCTTTGAAAGCCCAGAAAAAGATTCTCAGCAACATGGCCAGCAAGTCAGTGGTGCAGATGTTCATCGATGATACCAGCAGTGAAATCCTGGATGAGCTGTATCGCGTGTCAAAGGAGTACACAGGGAACCGCACAGAGGCCCAGAAAGTGATTAAGGACCTGATTAAAGTGGTAGTGAAGATCGCAGTGCTCTTCAGACACAATCGCTTCAGTGAGGAGGAGCTCAGCTTAGCCCAGACCTTTAAGAAGAAACTACACCAGGGAGCCATGACAGCAATCAGCTTCCATGAG GTGGAATTCACCTTTGACAAAGCAGTGATGTCAGAGATCCTAACCGCCTGTAGAGACATGATGCTGAAACTTGTGGCTACTCATCTCACACCAAAATCTCACGGACGCATCAACCACGTCTTCAACCATTATTCTGACCCTGAGCTCCTCACCCAGCTTTACAATCCAGACGGCCCATTCAAGTCCAACCTCACCAAAATATGCAATGGACTCAACAAACTGCTGGAGGAGGGCAAGTTATGA
- the LOC140555843 gene encoding soluble guanylate cyclase 88E-like, giving the protein MYGLYLEAVNDYINESYGEDVWRLIEARAEIPHLKFVRHQMYNDNLILRLAKAAGEVLGKTHDELMYAFGVYMVKRIGNYGYERILKVLGRNVRDFINELDNLHEYFRFSFPKVQPPSFCVEEECETSLTLHYRSTRKGFTQFVKGQLSQVGRQFYNTDIEVEILSKEETEKMTYVVYKMNFDNAAFKHRMPQQKTAPGYEKLPMKRGIFFDMFPFSVIFRRDMTMYRIGDGLKEVFSDLQGKKVNEEFTLVRPMLEFSWDNIYTHLNNVFELLSKAVVESKQKVNIPKLSKEEPEEKEESEKPKKEERDIKVMEEMKGADQEYSSTLTQYNSSANSGGEDIELLAFQTVTGKCSETIFEDMREPPKKPLHLKGQMKYVPQWDSLIFLGTPIIETVEDMIKMGVYVNDLNLHDSSRELILAGTQQSAELQLALDQEQQKYAQLQEIIKKLDEEKKRGDSLLYAMIPKAVADRLRKGITALETCQVFPDVTILFSDVVKFNEICIHITPMQVVDMLNEIYIVFDTLSEKHNVYKVETIRDAYMVVAGVPNKTTFHAHHICDMALDMLSSIDHLKDPSTGDNIQIRVGIHSGMVVAGVVGLKMPRYCLFGDTVNTASRMESNGVGMQIHISQTTKDHLEHEPYIIEERGKIFVKGKGYMKTYWLKGKKDLSFKTPAELRYSSEQKDSDDRSSNGSTCTNTKRSNSNLNIPNEEQAEGKPTPADLPPDTLPPMEGSADATTATNEPQDKEKVKKTKNNKGGKAENASGNAQESPPPAGNQKKTGPELNNKKHSFRTQYARLPANLPMRSAACTLL; this is encoded by the exons TCAAACGGATAGGAAACTATGGCTATGAGCGGATTCTCAAG GTGTTGGGCCGCAACGTGCGTGACTTTATCAATGAGCTGGACAACCTGCACGAGTATTTCCGCTTCTCCTTCCCCAAAGTGCAGCCGCCCAGCTTTTGTGTGGAAGAGGAGTGTGAGACAAGCTTGACACTGCACTACCGTTCCACCAGGAAGGGTTTCACTCAGTTTGTCAAAG GGCAACTCTCTCAAGTGGGCCGGCAATTTTACAACACAGACATTGAAGTGGAAATTCTGTCTAAAGAGGAGACCGAGAAAATGACATATGTG GTGTATAAGATGAACTTTGACAACGCTGCGTTTAAGCACCGGATGCCCCAGCAGAAGACAGCACCAGGTTATGAGAAGCTTCCTATGAAGAGGGGTATCTTCTTCGACATGTTCCCCTTTAGTGTGATCTTCCGCAGAGACATGACCATGTACCGCATTGGGGATGGCCTAAAGGAAGTGTTCTCTGATCTGCAAGGCAAAAAGGTCAATGAAGAGTTCACTCTGGTGCGACCCATGCTGGAGTTTAGCTGGGATAAC ATCTACACTCACCTCAACAATGTGTTTGAGTTGCTGTCAAAAGCCGTGGTAGAGAGCAAGCAGAAGGTCAACATCCCCAAACTTAGCAAAGAAGAGCcggaggagaaagaagagagcgagaagccaaagaaagaagaaagag ACATAAAGGTAATGGAGGAGATGAAAGGAGCAGATCAGGAGTACAGCAGCACGTTAACACAGTACAACAGCTCTGCTAACTCTGGAGGAGAAGACATCGAACTGCTTGCCTTCCAAACAGTCACTG GTAAGTGTAGCGAAACCATATTTGAGGACATGCGGGAGCCGCCCAAGAAGCCTCTGCATCTGAAGGGCCAGATGAAATATGTTCCTCAGTGGGATTCCCTTATCTTCCTTGGCACACCCAT TATTGAGACAGTGGAGGACATGATTAAAATGGGTGTTTACGTCAATGACCTCAACCTGCATGACTCCAGCAGAGAGCTCATTCTGGCAGGAACTCAGCAATCAGCCGAGCTGCAGCTGGCTCTGGACCAG gaGCAGCAGAAATATGCTCAACTACAAGAGATCATTAAAAAGCTAgatgaggagaagaagagaggtgACTCGCTGCTATACGCCATGATACCCAAAGCTGTAGCTGACCGACTGCGCAAAGGCATCACGGCTCTAGAGACCTGTCAG GTGTTCCCGGACGTGACCATACTGTTCAGTGATGTAGTGAAGTTTAATGAGATCTGCATCCACATCACACCTATGCAGGTGGTGGACATGCTCAATGAGATCTACATCGTTTTTGACACCCTCAGCGAGAAACACAATGTTTACAAG GTGGAGACCATAAGAGATGCCTACATGGTGGTGGCTGGAGTGCCCAACAAGACCACATTTCATGCCCACCACATCTGTGACATGGCTCTAGACATGTTGAGCTCCATTGACCACCTTAAAGACCCTTCCACTGGGGACAACATTCAGATCCGTGTTG GAATCCATTctggcatggtggtggcagGGGTGGTGGGTCTGAAGATGCCACGCTACTGTCTGTTCGGAGACACAGTAAACACTGCTTCTCGTATGGAGTCAAACGGAGTG ggCATGCAAATCCACATTAGCCAGACCACCAAGGACCACTTGGAGCATGAGCCATATATCATTGAAGAAAGGGGCAAGATTTTTGTAAAG GGTAAAGGGTACATGAAGACCTACTGGTTGAAAGGAAAGAAAGACTTGTCCTTTAAGACCCCAGCTGAGCTTCGGTACAGCAGTGAACAGAAGGACTCTGACGACAGAAGCTCTAATGG TTCAACTTGTACCAACACTAAGCGCTCTAACTCCAATCTGAACATCCCCAATGAGGAGCAGGCAGAAGGAAAGCCCACCCCGGCAGACCTGCCCCCTGACACGCTACCACCGATGGAGGGCTCTGCGGACGCAACCACCGCCACTAATGAGCCCCAGGACAAGGAGAAggtcaaaaagacaaagaacaacaAAGGAGGCAAGGCGGAGAATGCCTCTGGTAATGCGCAGGAAAGCCCTCCACCTGCTGGTAACCAGAAGAAGACAGGCCCAGAGCTCAATAACAAAAAGCACAGCTTCAGAACCCAGTACGCACGGTTACCAGCCAACCTGCCAATGCGTAGTGCAGCCTGCACTCTGCTTTGA